The nucleotide window ATTCAGGTTCTGCCTTGCTGCTGTTGTGCAAGTAACAGCTGCAAACCCACGACCTACCTGTTGATCATAATGAACCAACATATTGTTTCTGCAAACAAGTTAGCTATGGGGAGATGGTTGCGTGCGACAATCCTGATGTAAGTGTTTTGGAGATTGCAAAATGAATAGGTGTAGTAATGGGTCAGAATGGGTACTTTTGGTTAAAAAAGATACCTTTTTAATAAATAATTCATGTGTTAAATATAATACAAACTTTTGCAGTAATAATCTGAATTTAGAAATACAATAATCTACAATTGTTTTATAATAGTGGGAaggaaaataataataataataataataataataataataataataataataataataataataataataataataataataataagaataagaaTCTATGTTTTGGAATACGATGATGTAGGGTTTTTATGAATTAAAAGTGCATTATGGTCATTTTTTGACCCATTTCCCTTTAATTTactattttttctttttctcgtCATTTAGCCCGCTAGAAATAAAACATATCAAAATCAACCAACCAATTCATAAGTCAATGGGGCTGGATTTCCATTTTATCAGTTTATCATCTGACACTAATGAGGTGATAATATGTTCACAGTGCAAGATCGAATGGTTCTGTTATGGTGGTGTTGGTCTTAAAGAGCAATCAAAAGAAAATGGTATTGTAGCAATTGCAGCGGGATACAAAAGCTTGGAAAGGGAAAATAAATTAGTCGGCTTTTTTCTGGTATTATAGAAGTAACTGGAGATCAATTAACCTGTATTTTGTGCTTTTTAGGGTTTAAATTGATGTTTTGCACTACATTTTGGTCATTAGTAATAAACTGCCTACTTGACCCTTATTTTGAGCATAGAGTTCCTCATCCTTGcataaaattgaaaaattgtCCTGAATGCGAGTTGTATACACTTGTAGCTTAGAGGAGCTTCTTTTGGTTATACTTATTGGTTTTATTGTTTTAAGGTTGTATTATTGGTTCTTAAATTGTGATGTTTAATAGGAGTAAACCCTAAACAACTCTGATGTGAGTTATTGTAGGTAGCATCTTGCTGAGCTACAATTGTAATAAATTAGTTGTTTTTACTTGAAAAATCAATTCCATAATTCAATTCACGTGGGTTTAGTCTAGCTATTTCAAAAGATGTGCTTTTGGTTTTCTAAACCATGAGTATCCGGAGATGATTGTCATCTTCGTTGGTTAAGCGTTAGTGTATTTTAGGTTGACAAGGAATTTTATTACCTTAAAACTATTAACAATGTAACATGATACAATTTAGTTAGGCCCTGTTCTGTGTATGTGTTGTTTATTTTCTGTACTGTTTCTTGGGTTTTACAGCATACGATGGCCCTGTTCTATAATCATAGAATTCCACCGTTTAAAAAAATTAGGCCTTGATTGATGTAGACGTTAATTTCCCGTCCACCAGATTTAATATTGAAGAGATCGGACGGTTGAGATTGGTTCTGGCAGTGGTTGAGGTTTCCGCTATCTGTAGTATATATATTAGAGACACATAAAGTTTCCACGGGGAAGTAGGGCTTATAAATGGGTCAGAACCAGACCATACCGAACCGAACATGACCATGACCATGACCGGAACCACAACCATTAATTAAACTGTAAGTATCATAATTGAGAACCGGACCAGAAGGAAGTAGTCGTTCCCGGGTTTCATGGGTCGGGCAGGTCGATCCTCATGGGCCAGATGCCTTGGTCCGTTTAAGGTTCTTGGCTGCCATTGTTAATACAAATATTTGTTGCAATGCAATTGCAAGTGTAAGTTACTTGTGGAGctgtttatttttatattataacttAGATATGTTCTTAGAGTTGAGATTTTGTACTTTGATTTGTCATTCTATCAATTGGTGATAATTGACTAaaaatttagaatatatatttcataacacCAAGAACCACTACACATGTTTCACCCTCTTTGGTTAGGAAAGTGAAATTTCATTTATACGTGGCCGATTACAT belongs to Helianthus annuus cultivar XRQ/B chromosome 5, HanXRQr2.0-SUNRISE, whole genome shotgun sequence and includes:
- the LOC110939953 gene encoding uncharacterized protein LOC110939953 isoform X1 encodes the protein MTKIIGIIVLKSRFVEVILWFLMAGMSERKLLMAMGRLQKVEEEDKKVVLPCCCCASNSCKPTTYLLIIMNQHIVSANKLAMGRWLRATILIARSNGSVMVVLVLKSNQKKMVL
- the LOC110939953 gene encoding uncharacterized protein LOC110939953 isoform X2, translated to MTKIIGIIVLKSRFVEVILWFLMAGMSERKLLMAMGRLQKVEEEDKKVLPCCCCASNSCKPTTYLLIIMNQHIVSANKLAMGRWLRATILIARSNGSVMVVLVLKSNQKKMVL